One genomic segment of Vulpes vulpes isolate BD-2025 chromosome 2, VulVul3, whole genome shotgun sequence includes these proteins:
- the EGFL7 gene encoding epidermal growth factor-like protein 7 codes for MCDSRELLLLWFLVLTVGGTEHIFRPGRRVCAIGAPRGPESESFVQRVYQPFLTTCDGHRACSTYRTIYRTAYRHSPGLASPRPRYACCPGWKRTSRHPTACGAAICQPPCQNGGSCVQPGRCHCPAGWQGNTCQTDVDECSAGGSSCPQCCINTAGSYWCQCREGHNPSTDGVLCLPERGTPRVAPNPTAGVDTAVEEEVQRLRSRVDVLEQKLQLVLAPLHSMASRALEHGLPDPSSLLTHSFQQLDRIDSLSEQISFLEEQLGSCSCKKQP; via the exons ATGTGTGACTCTAGGGAGCTGCTCCTGCTGTGGTTTCTGGTGCTGACAGTGGGTGGCACTGAGCACATCTTCCGGCCTGG CCGCAGGGTGTGTGCCATCGGGGCTCCCAGGGGCCCTGAGTCTGAGTCTTTTGTGCAGCGAGTGTACCAGCCCTTCCTCACCACCTGTGATGGTCACCGGGCCTGCAGCACTTACCG GACCATCTATAGGACAGCCTACCGCCACAGCCCTGGGCTGGCCTCCCCCCGGCCTCGCTATGCCTGCTGCCCTGGCTGGAAGAGAACCAGCAGGCACCCCACGGCCTGTGGAGCAG CAATATGCCAGCCACCGTGCCAGAATGGGGGGAGCTGTGTCCAGCCAGGCCGCTGTCACTGCCCTGCAGGATGGCAGGGCAACACCTGCCAGACAG ACGTGGACGAGTGCAGTGCTGGAGGGAGCAGCTGTCCCCAGTGCTGCATCAACACCGCCGGGAGTTACTGGTGTCAGTGTCGGGAAGGGCACAACCCATCCACAGATGGTGTGCTCTGCCTGCCTGAGAGGGGGACCCCAAGGGTAGCCCCGAACCCCACAGCAG GTGTGGACACTGCAGTAGAGGAGGAAGTGCAGAGGCTGCGGTCAAGGGTGGATGTGCTAGAACAG AAGCTGCAGTTGGTCCTGGCCCCGCTGCACAGCATGGCCTCTAGGGCCCTGGAGCACGGGCTCCCAGACCCCAGCAGCCTCCTGACCCACTCCTTCCAGCAGCTGGACCGCATCGACTCCTTGAGTGAGCAGATCTCCTTCCTGGAGGAGCAGCTGGGGTCCT GTTCCTGCAAGAAGCAGCCATGA
- the AGPAT2 gene encoding 1-acyl-sn-glycerol-3-phosphate acyltransferase beta isoform X2: protein MHLCSISAWSPAFPAGPLRRIIQWFVLSFKYVFGLRFEIKGRQKLELDHPCVIISNHQSILDMMGLMEALPERCVQIAKRELLFLGPVGLIMYLGGIFFINRQHSRTAVTVMADVGERMVRENLKVWIYPEGTRNDNGDLLPFKKGAFYLAIQTQVPVIPIVYSSFSSFYNPKTKLFSSGTIRVEVLDAIPTSGLTVADVPKLMDTCHQAMRNTFFRISKIAQENGATAGQGS, encoded by the exons ATGCACCTGTGCTCCATTTCGGCCTGGAGCCCCGCCTTCCCTGCGGGGCCCTTGAGAAG GATCATCCAATGGTTTGTCCTGAGCTTCAAGTATGTATTTGGCCTTCGTTTCGAGATAAAGGGTCGCCAGAAGCTGGAGTTGGACCACCCCTGTGTCATCATTTCTAACCACCAGAGCATCCTGGACATGATGG GCCTTATGGAGGCCCTACCCGAGCGCTGTGTGCAGATCGCCAAGCGGGAGCTGCTCTTCTTGGGGCCTGTGGGCCTGATTATGTACCTCGGGGGCATCTTCTTCATCAACCGGCAGCACTCCAGGACCGCTGTCACCGTGATGGCCGATGTAGGCGAGCGCATGGTCAGGGAGAAT ctcaAAGTATGGATCTATCCTGAGGGCACACGGAATGACAATGGAGACCTGCTACCTTTCAAGAAAGGTGCCTTCTACCTGGCCATCCAGACCCAG GTGCCTGTCATCCCCATCGTCTACTCCAGCTTCTCCTCCTTCTACAACCCCAAGACGAAGCTCTTCAGCTCAG GAACAATCAGGGTGGAGGTGCTGGATGCCATTCCCACCAGCGGCCTCACAGTCGCAGACGTCCCCAAGCTTATGGACACCTGCCACCAGGCCATGAGGAACACGTTCTTCCGCATATCCAAGATCGCCCAGGAGAATGGGGCCACTGCGGGGCAGGGCTCCTAG
- the AGPAT2 gene encoding 1-acyl-sn-glycerol-3-phosphate acyltransferase beta isoform X1 → MELWPWVTAALLLLLLLVQLSRSVRFYSKITLYCALCVLASTAASVVCLLRHGGRRVENMRIIQWFVLSFKYVFGLRFEIKGRQKLELDHPCVIISNHQSILDMMGLMEALPERCVQIAKRELLFLGPVGLIMYLGGIFFINRQHSRTAVTVMADVGERMVRENLKVWIYPEGTRNDNGDLLPFKKGAFYLAIQTQVPVIPIVYSSFSSFYNPKTKLFSSGTIRVEVLDAIPTSGLTVADVPKLMDTCHQAMRNTFFRISKIAQENGATAGQGS, encoded by the exons ATGGAGCTGTGGCCGTGGGTGACCgcggcgctgctgctgctgctgctgcttgtgcAGCTGAGCCGCTCCGTCAGGTTCTACAGCAAGATCACTCTGTACTGCGCGCTCTGCGTCCTGGCCTCCACCGCCGCCTCGGTCGTCTGCCTGCTGCGCCACGGCGGCCGGAGGGTGGAAAACATGAG GATCATCCAATGGTTTGTCCTGAGCTTCAAGTATGTATTTGGCCTTCGTTTCGAGATAAAGGGTCGCCAGAAGCTGGAGTTGGACCACCCCTGTGTCATCATTTCTAACCACCAGAGCATCCTGGACATGATGG GCCTTATGGAGGCCCTACCCGAGCGCTGTGTGCAGATCGCCAAGCGGGAGCTGCTCTTCTTGGGGCCTGTGGGCCTGATTATGTACCTCGGGGGCATCTTCTTCATCAACCGGCAGCACTCCAGGACCGCTGTCACCGTGATGGCCGATGTAGGCGAGCGCATGGTCAGGGAGAAT ctcaAAGTATGGATCTATCCTGAGGGCACACGGAATGACAATGGAGACCTGCTACCTTTCAAGAAAGGTGCCTTCTACCTGGCCATCCAGACCCAG GTGCCTGTCATCCCCATCGTCTACTCCAGCTTCTCCTCCTTCTACAACCCCAAGACGAAGCTCTTCAGCTCAG GAACAATCAGGGTGGAGGTGCTGGATGCCATTCCCACCAGCGGCCTCACAGTCGCAGACGTCCCCAAGCTTATGGACACCTGCCACCAGGCCATGAGGAACACGTTCTTCCGCATATCCAAGATCGCCCAGGAGAATGGGGCCACTGCGGGGCAGGGCTCCTAG